In Methanooceanicella nereidis, a single window of DNA contains:
- the dnaK gene encoding molecular chaperone DnaK, producing the protein MAKIIGIDLGTSNSEACILEGGKPVIIPSSEGARMFPSVVAFTKSGERLVGEAARRQAVTNPERTIQAIKRKMGTDYKVEIDGKKYTPQEISAMILSKIKQDAEAYVGEKITKAVITVPAYFNDNQRQATKDAGTIAGLEVVRVINEPTAASLAYGLDKQGTRKILVFDLGGGTLDVTIMEMGEGVFEVLSTSGDTQLGGTDMDNRIIDYIAGEFKKEHGIDLRNDKMAMQRLRDAAEKAKIELSSTIQTNINLPFITADANGPKHLDMTLTRAKLEELVRDVVDRCYAPMRQALSDAKLAANQVDHIILVGGPTRMPVIQETVKKFFGKEPERGIDPMECVATGASIQGGVLAGEVKDLLLLDVTPLSLGIETLGNVFTKLIERNTTIPTRKSQVFSTAADNQTSVEIHVLQGERPMAYDNTSLGKFHLMGIPPAPRGIPQIEVTFDIDANGILNVKAKDLGTGKEQTITITASTKLSKDDIERMVRDAEKYADDDKTKKEKAEVLNQAETLLYSSEKTLSEAGDKLTADQKDRITKGIESLKEAQKTDDIPRIKSETENLTKIMNDVATVMYQQAAQAYQAQQQAEQQGQQGQQGQQGQSSGAGSAGKDPNVVDAEYEVVNDDKR; encoded by the coding sequence ATGGCAAAGATAATCGGTATAGACTTAGGTACCAGCAATTCAGAAGCATGTATACTAGAAGGCGGAAAGCCGGTCATAATTCCCAGCTCTGAGGGGGCCAGGATGTTCCCTTCGGTGGTAGCATTTACAAAGTCTGGCGAACGCCTGGTAGGAGAGGCGGCAAGGCGTCAGGCCGTCACGAACCCGGAAAGGACCATACAGGCGATAAAGAGAAAGATGGGAACAGATTACAAGGTCGAGATCGACGGAAAGAAATACACTCCCCAGGAGATCTCTGCCATGATACTGTCCAAGATAAAGCAGGACGCAGAAGCTTATGTCGGGGAGAAAATCACAAAAGCTGTCATTACCGTCCCGGCTTACTTTAACGACAACCAGAGACAGGCGACAAAGGACGCAGGGACAATAGCCGGACTGGAAGTCGTCAGGGTCATTAACGAGCCCACCGCAGCTTCGCTGGCATACGGGCTTGACAAGCAGGGAACCCGCAAGATCTTAGTGTTCGACCTTGGCGGAGGAACGCTGGATGTCACCATAATGGAGATGGGCGAAGGCGTATTCGAGGTCCTTTCGACGTCGGGCGACACACAGCTCGGCGGCACGGACATGGATAACCGCATCATTGACTACATCGCCGGCGAGTTCAAGAAGGAGCACGGCATCGACCTTCGCAATGATAAGATGGCGATGCAGAGGCTCAGGGATGCTGCAGAAAAGGCCAAGATAGAGCTTTCAAGCACTATACAGACAAACATTAACCTCCCGTTCATTACCGCTGACGCGAACGGCCCGAAACACCTTGACATGACTCTCACAAGGGCAAAGCTCGAGGAGCTTGTCCGCGATGTCGTCGACAGGTGCTATGCGCCGATGAGGCAGGCATTATCCGACGCAAAGCTTGCCGCGAACCAGGTGGACCACATCATACTGGTAGGCGGGCCGACCCGGATGCCCGTGATCCAGGAGACCGTCAAGAAGTTCTTCGGCAAGGAACCGGAAAGGGGAATAGACCCGATGGAATGTGTTGCTACAGGTGCGTCCATCCAGGGCGGCGTGCTCGCAGGAGAGGTCAAGGACCTGTTATTGCTTGATGTGACCCCGTTATCCCTGGGTATCGAGACTCTCGGTAACGTATTCACCAAGCTCATCGAAAGGAACACCACCATACCGACCAGGAAGAGCCAGGTATTCTCAACCGCCGCGGACAACCAGACCTCTGTAGAGATCCACGTCCTTCAGGGAGAAAGGCCCATGGCGTACGACAACACCAGCCTCGGTAAGTTCCATCTTATGGGAATACCTCCGGCACCGCGCGGAATACCTCAGATAGAGGTCACGTTCGACATAGACGCCAACGGTATCCTGAACGTCAAGGCGAAAGACCTTGGCACAGGTAAGGAACAGACCATAACCATCACGGCATCGACCAAGCTGTCCAAGGACGACATAGAGCGCATGGTCAGGGACGCGGAGAAATATGCCGATGATGACAAGACTAAGAAGGAAAAGGCTGAAGTGCTTAACCAGGCAGAGACCTTACTATATTCCTCGGAAAAGACTCTGTCGGAAGCCGGCGACAAGCTGACCGCAGACCAGAAGGACCGCATAACTAAGGGTATAGAGAGCCTTAAAGAAGCTCAGAAGACCGACGACATCCCGAGGATAAAATCTGAGACCGAGAACCTGACCAAGATCATGAACGATGTTGCCACTGTCATGTACCAGCAGGCAGCCCAGGCATACCAGGCCCAACAGCAGGCCGAGCAGCAGGGACAGCAGGGACAGCAGGGACAGCAGGGACAGTCATCAGGTGCCGGCTCCGCAGGCAAAGATCCCAACGTTGTCGATGCGGAATACGAAGTAGTTAACGATGATAAGAGGTAA
- a CDS encoding RAD55 family ATPase, translated as MERVSTGIPELDKLTDGGYPKGKGVLITGSAGSGKTIIALHFIYRGCKDGKKCVYIATEEELEDLLYQAESVGLDVREHYGSGQLKIIKLYEERAYTTIQTMSLGFEKIDSLQSDIISLVEKVPKDTELIVIDNLGVFTLNMSMDEFRKQLDTLNLLLAKKGYTTLYIMDDTSNSRTEGVATYSVHGVIKLSIKDNPYTNMRERHIEISKMRSTMISLESHVFEITSGGIKINIKKGSGSLLP; from the coding sequence ATGGAAAGAGTATCAACTGGAATACCGGAGCTTGATAAACTCACGGATGGTGGTTATCCTAAAGGAAAAGGTGTGTTGATCACCGGTTCTGCGGGTTCCGGCAAGACTATAATAGCCCTTCATTTCATATACAGGGGATGCAAGGACGGCAAGAAATGCGTATATATTGCCACAGAGGAAGAGCTCGAGGACTTATTATACCAGGCCGAGAGCGTCGGGCTTGACGTGCGCGAACATTATGGATCCGGCCAGCTCAAGATCATAAAACTGTACGAGGAACGGGCTTACACCACCATACAGACCATGTCCTTAGGTTTTGAAAAGATCGACAGCCTGCAGTCCGACATCATAAGCCTCGTCGAAAAAGTCCCGAAGGACACAGAGCTTATCGTAATAGACAACCTTGGCGTGTTCACGCTGAACATGTCGATGGACGAGTTCAGGAAACAGCTTGACACTTTGAACTTACTGCTGGCTAAGAAGGGATATACGACACTTTATATAATGGACGATACTTCCAACAGCCGTACTGAAGGAGTGGCTACATACTCCGTACATGGAGTCATAAAACTTAGCATAAAGGATAATCCTTACACCAATATGAGGGAAAGGCATATCGAGATCTCGAAGATGCGTTCCACTATGATATCCCTGGAAAGCCACGTATTCGAGATAACTTCCGGCGGCATAAAGATAAATATTAAAAAAGGCTCCGGTTCATTATTGCCCTGA
- a CDS encoding nucleotide exchange factor GrpE produces MGSTKKTDENIDEAEADEKVNKKDLEAELIKKTKLADEYLNGLKYLQADFENYKKRVAREKEDYVRQANESLILELIDVYENLERALDTSRKSGDDKFSRGLEMIYSEMRSVLEKHGLKPIKAVGEKFDPYLHEAMMQADSGDHEDETILEEFQRGYMLNSKVIRHSKVKVSKRC; encoded by the coding sequence ATGGGCTCAACTAAAAAAACCGATGAAAACATCGATGAGGCCGAAGCCGATGAAAAGGTAAATAAAAAGGACCTTGAGGCCGAACTTATAAAAAAGACAAAACTTGCAGACGAATATCTTAATGGGCTGAAGTATCTCCAGGCAGACTTTGAAAATTATAAAAAACGCGTTGCCAGGGAGAAGGAGGACTACGTCAGGCAGGCTAACGAATCCTTGATCCTGGAGCTTATCGATGTGTATGAGAACCTCGAAAGGGCTCTCGATACTTCTCGAAAGTCCGGGGATGATAAGTTCTCTCGCGGACTGGAGATGATATACTCGGAAATGAGATCGGTCCTGGAAAAACATGGGCTGAAACCCATAAAAGCCGTGGGAGAAAAATTCGATCCTTACCTGCACGAAGCGATGATGCAGGCGGATTCCGGGGACCACGAGGACGAGACCATTCTGGAAGAGTTCCAGAGAGGCTATATGCTGAATTCAAAAGTCATTCGTCACTCTAAAGTAAAAGTATCCAAGAGGTGTTAA
- the dnaJ gene encoding molecular chaperone DnaJ: MANKRDYYEVLGVEKSASVDDIKKSYRKLAMKYHPDVNKEAEAEEKFKEISEAYAILSDEQKRAQYDRFGHAGMEGYSQSDIFNNFDIFRDMGFGNYDNLFDMFFGGRGRGGQSNRGSDLRYDLQIDLKEAAAGCEKEIVVPRMETCNTCNGTGAKPGTPINTCSACNGTGQVRQVSQSLFGQMVRVMPCNKCGGKGKTFDTPCPECNGRTKTRRVRKLTIKVPPGVDTGLQLRMPGEGESGTAGGPPGDLYVYLYVKEDPLFKRNGVDLTYDLPISFSQAALGDEIEVETLDGKVKLKIPEGTQTHKIFRIRGEGMPSLRASGTKGDLLVRVIVKTPTKMSEEQRKLFLELAERDGIGIKAQSKGKNIFEKIGDAFKP; encoded by the coding sequence GTGGCCAATAAAAGAGATTACTATGAAGTTTTGGGTGTAGAAAAATCGGCATCTGTGGACGATATAAAAAAGTCGTACAGAAAGCTCGCGATGAAATACCACCCTGACGTTAACAAGGAAGCAGAGGCCGAGGAAAAATTCAAGGAGATCTCCGAAGCCTACGCCATACTCTCCGACGAACAGAAAAGGGCGCAGTACGACAGGTTCGGCCACGCAGGCATGGAAGGCTATTCTCAGTCCGATATATTCAATAACTTCGATATTTTCAGAGATATGGGCTTTGGAAATTATGACAATCTTTTCGATATGTTTTTCGGAGGAAGGGGCAGAGGAGGCCAGAGTAACAGGGGATCAGACCTCCGCTACGATCTACAGATCGATCTCAAAGAAGCCGCTGCCGGCTGCGAAAAAGAGATAGTCGTGCCAAGGATGGAGACCTGCAACACATGTAACGGCACCGGGGCAAAGCCGGGCACACCCATAAACACATGCTCCGCATGCAACGGCACCGGGCAGGTGAGACAGGTATCCCAGAGCCTGTTCGGACAAATGGTCCGGGTCATGCCCTGTAACAAGTGCGGCGGTAAAGGTAAGACGTTCGATACGCCATGTCCCGAATGTAACGGCAGGACAAAGACCCGCAGGGTCAGAAAACTGACGATAAAAGTGCCTCCAGGCGTCGATACCGGCCTTCAGCTAAGGATGCCGGGCGAGGGAGAGTCAGGCACCGCTGGTGGGCCACCCGGAGACCTCTATGTGTATCTCTACGTGAAAGAGGACCCGCTGTTCAAGAGGAACGGTGTCGACCTGACATACGATCTTCCTATAAGCTTTAGCCAGGCAGCGCTTGGCGACGAGATAGAGGTAGAGACTCTCGACGGAAAAGTAAAGCTCAAGATACCCGAAGGCACCCAGACACATAAGATATTCCGTATCCGGGGAGAAGGTATGCCGAGCTTAAGGGCCTCCGGCACTAAAGGCGACCTGCTTGTCAGGGTGATAGTAAAAACACCTACGAAGATGAGCGAAGAACAGAGAAAGCTGTTCCTGGAGCTAGCCGAGAGAGATGGTATAGGGATAAAAGCCCAGTCGAAGGGCAAGAATATCTTCGAAAAGATCGGGGACGCGTTCAAGCCCTGA